One genomic region from Leptospira montravelensis encodes:
- a CDS encoding sulfatase — protein MGPNQAPLFPIRILKISLWFTVFFYLFFLLFNTSFTIMGVDVGDFLKQYLGAFFGVYLTTTLKVFSVSLFIHLSLFSLIYLIYHFLNRREVSWVVLSAWVLLIECLALCHSIVSFPQIYGEFFFFRYPSFASFLYFLTDHTSPFYFSFILGLLLFVFITILLFQVYRNKNKETLFSLVHVLVLGLVHFSGFYILGILYFAILFWQGKQYQRVHIKSYGLIIFLLIFLYLIPSIWIRIEALSKSKEEGKPPIFILSADSLRYDKVGQKINGKSITPNIDSFAKDSFIFHDHHTTIPRTFPSWTDLLTGQYSMSHKVRDMFPSLEEKQRIGSASFPTIQQRLQKLGYRSYAVGSFAADIFPRANFGFDEVLAPDFNARIMTVQRTAESQLFLLPFLTGSWFSGGMYLEEMDGLSTWGDGTRILNRLRSIVKREEDSPYSVTYFSSVIHFPYTPSYPYYKSFTSPNYYGKYKYLKFVDPTNSSLPNEEETTQIRGLFDSAVYAFDAEFGEILSELKERGIYDQAIIILTADHGEALYEDVHGQGHGEHLRGEAVTHVPLLIKFPKSKIETTNEHEFFGITSSVDLYPTLMDYFGIPTKQEYPGKSLLPILGKTNWEEERFVYAETGIWFSDVGDHFFQKQRIPYPNILSLHQVVPEEDYQIMITDPIYRETIAFSKHRSVQNSNYKLIYIPTRQGVLFELYDRKNDPLNRKNLYPNHPVSAKMKDLLYKTVIQWEDATLAGEYLIPSSLSDINEN, from the coding sequence ATGGGTCCGAACCAAGCCCCTCTTTTCCCCATCCGAATCCTTAAAATCTCCCTTTGGTTTACAGTTTTTTTTTATCTATTTTTTTTACTCTTTAATACAAGTTTTACCATCATGGGAGTCGATGTAGGAGACTTCCTCAAACAGTATTTAGGTGCTTTTTTTGGAGTTTATCTTACAACAACACTCAAAGTTTTTTCCGTTTCTCTTTTTATACACCTTTCTCTCTTTTCTCTTATTTATTTAATCTACCATTTTCTGAACCGAAGAGAAGTTTCTTGGGTCGTTTTATCGGCTTGGGTTCTCCTTATCGAATGTTTGGCACTTTGTCATTCGATAGTCAGTTTTCCTCAAATTTATGGTGAGTTCTTTTTTTTCCGATATCCATCTTTTGCTTCGTTTTTATATTTTTTAACAGATCATACCAGTCCCTTTTACTTCAGTTTTATTTTAGGACTCCTACTTTTTGTTTTTATCACCATTCTTCTTTTCCAAGTGTATCGTAATAAAAATAAAGAAACCTTATTTTCCTTAGTGCATGTGCTTGTGTTAGGTTTGGTTCATTTCTCTGGATTTTATATATTGGGAATTCTTTATTTTGCCATTTTATTTTGGCAAGGAAAACAGTATCAAAGGGTTCATATCAAATCTTATGGACTGATCATTTTTCTTTTAATTTTCTTATATTTAATTCCAAGTATTTGGATTCGAATTGAGGCTTTGTCTAAATCAAAAGAAGAGGGGAAACCTCCCATTTTTATTTTGTCTGCTGACTCCCTTCGGTATGATAAAGTGGGCCAAAAAATAAATGGAAAAAGTATTACTCCTAATATTGATTCCTTTGCAAAAGATAGTTTTATTTTTCATGACCACCATACAACGATTCCGCGCACTTTTCCTAGTTGGACAGATTTATTAACGGGACAATATTCGATGAGCCACAAGGTTCGGGATATGTTTCCTTCTTTGGAAGAAAAACAAAGGATAGGATCTGCTTCTTTTCCTACGATCCAACAAAGATTACAAAAATTGGGATACAGAAGTTATGCGGTGGGAAGTTTTGCCGCCGATATTTTCCCTCGTGCTAACTTTGGATTTGATGAAGTATTGGCTCCTGATTTTAATGCTCGCATTATGACTGTTCAGCGAACTGCTGAGTCACAGTTGTTTTTATTGCCATTTCTAACTGGATCTTGGTTTTCTGGGGGAATGTATTTAGAGGAGATGGATGGGTTATCTACTTGGGGAGACGGAACTCGTATCCTTAACCGCCTTCGTTCCATAGTGAAACGAGAAGAAGATTCTCCTTATTCGGTAACTTATTTTTCTAGTGTCATTCATTTCCCTTATACTCCTTCTTACCCTTATTACAAATCATTTACGAGTCCCAATTATTATGGTAAATATAAGTATTTGAAGTTTGTGGACCCCACAAACTCGTCTCTTCCCAATGAAGAAGAAACAACCCAAATCAGGGGACTTTTTGATAGTGCGGTATATGCTTTCGATGCTGAGTTTGGAGAGATCCTTTCTGAACTCAAAGAACGTGGGATTTATGACCAAGCTATCATCATCTTAACAGCGGATCACGGGGAAGCACTATATGAAGATGTACATGGACAAGGGCACGGCGAACATTTACGAGGGGAAGCGGTAACTCATGTTCCGTTACTCATAAAATTTCCAAAATCTAAAATAGAAACAACAAATGAACACGAGTTTTTTGGAATCACATCCAGTGTGGATTTATATCCAACTCTTATGGATTATTTTGGAATTCCCACCAAACAGGAGTATCCTGGTAAGTCTTTACTTCCTATCCTTGGAAAAACCAATTGGGAAGAGGAGAGGTTTGTGTATGCGGAAACAGGAATTTGGTTTTCTGATGTTGGGGATCATTTCTTTCAAAAACAAAGGATTCCTTATCCGAATATTCTTTCTCTCCACCAAGTTGTTCCCGAAGAGGACTACCAAATCATGATCACAGATCCTATTTACCGAGAAACCATTGCTTTTTCTAAACATAGGTCAGTTCAAAATTCAAATTATAAATTAATATATATACCTACACGCCAAGGTGTGTTATTTGAATTGTATGACCGAAAAAACGATCCTCTTAATAGGAAAAATCTTTATCCCAATCACCCAGTAAGTGCTAAAATGAAAGACTTACTGTATAAAACTGTGATCCAATGGGAAGACGCCACTCTCGCAGGAGAGTATTTAATACCGAGTTCTTTATCAGATATAAATGAAAACTAA
- a CDS encoding alpha-2-macroglobulin family protein, which yields MFAKSRLFLFLFLSLFLVRSDDSQTLPAAIEFFTPNGFVKQPKQVTVRFTKPMVSLGDIRPKVDIFQIKCPLPGTSRFLDSTTWVYEFEKELPGGVECSFQLKEGTKTFSGELVQGEHSFSFHTGGPSVQYATPYNGSSITEDQIFVLHLDAKPDLTSFQKYTYFRSEELGNRIPIVLVTGSERKAILKSNGDTDIEETVLLKSKQTFLPDRQIQLVLGKGTKSIWGGEIREDEVLSFTVRPVFSVRFSCERVNAKADCIPILPVSLSFSSAVSRSLLQKIKLVSKDGTEFPQSPMAEKGNEFYEWVSFPGPFPENSEFEIRVPELVDDTNRSLSNIGSFPLKFKTDEFPPLAKFGAKFGILESKAKPALPVTLRNLEVNLPMKSISLGVGGKSQKTMDILEIQKWFQILSTREREQSVFQNPPANSGISTFSLPKPNGKKPMEVVGIPLETPGFYVVELASDVLGNSLLEKKGKMYVSSAALVTNLSAHFKWGKDTSLVWVTNLDQGLPEPGVQVKVLDCKGNLRGAGITGKDGSMLFGNLSFQEIPYCGYHELGSGLTIFVQKNDDISFTSSTWDKGIESWRYQLPSATTGYSKEIKSIVLDRTLFKKGETVHLRHVRRGFGNKGLIPADPKDYPSQVIIKHEGSGEAYPLPLVWSFPGHTESEFKIPKNAKHGVYIVYYPYSNDDSSYGETITQFRVEEFRLPVVKGNIQLAGDKQELVSPRESKVLFGLEYLSGGGAGGFPVKIRSQVIPGHYSPKEEYSAFSFSPESIKEGKWKASGYDEEEVEESKPEVLSTALKTDEKGFLQYTFSGLKTIPGYGNFQVEMEYADPSGEIQTVSRSFPVSPSEIHLGILPDGWLFTEDNVKLQLVALDQKDKTIGSQKIKVTAYKKEFYSNRKRLVGGFYAYEHYEEVTKLGDFCEGKTDSKGILICEGKSPGVGDIVFLAETKDSKGNLTSSSYNVWVSSKQEAWFDVSDHNRMDILPEKRSVDVGETIKVQIRSPFREATALVSIEREGVLDYFVTPVSGKDPVISIPIKKEYAPNVFVSVFLVRGRVGDPKPTGLVDLAKPGYRLGLTMLKVGYKPYSLSVSVNPDKKLYQVRETANVEIEIKTSEGKVPVESTEVTLAVVDEALLELSPNPTWNLLDSMMGTRPHSVGTSTAQSQIIGKRHFGLKAKPEGGGGGKQSTRSLFDTLLYWKGKAIVGKDGKLKFSFPLNDSLTTFRIVAVVTSGTKEFGTGMAKIQTTQKIQSFSGIPPVVRLGDNLRHEVTLRNAGENKEQLRLRLTVADVKNGTDVKEDLETKSAILAPGETKVVFWDLTVPENTTKRKFQLEVSSPNGTVLDQMAVEQKVLPVDTERVYQAGLFLYESPMKESVQVPEGSKPESGKMIWKASPTILTSLSGIQNYFHNYPYYCMEQRVSKAIGLKSSVLWSEVLSDLNSFLDYDGLVKYFARMEHGSEILTAYVLTSAQLTNQKIPEDVLGKMIAGLQGYVEGRVNGERYRFGADSVIRKIIVWEALTRYQTYEWEQVRPIFDGLEFLPTASLIDLSEIWGRVNGSDSSVKSRLTSTLRSRLNIQGSELVIADSGFTNPWWILGSRDYTMAKFLLWSFSEPSYKKDMPRLIKGFVKMQKRGSYDTTLGNAYSILVFDRVSKLLESEKVTGGKIKIQSSKDVYQLEPNGKQTVSQTIGTTPETVSVSYDGKGKPWVEWSVNSVLPLKAPISSGYRIKRTFEPVQVAKSGVLTKGDTVRVTLEIQADSDKTWVVVEDPIPPGSLPLGRGFGRESIIQTEGKTGDSSYYLSFEERTLSMYRAYFEYLPKGTHTIEHSFRLNHSGSFKMPATRVEAMYSPETHAEWPNETVRISENGD from the coding sequence ATGTTTGCAAAGAGCCGGCTTTTTCTTTTCCTCTTCCTTTCTTTATTTTTAGTTCGTTCGGATGATTCTCAAACCCTTCCTGCGGCTATCGAATTTTTCACTCCCAATGGATTTGTCAAACAGCCCAAACAAGTGACCGTACGGTTCACAAAACCTATGGTTTCTCTCGGAGATATTCGACCCAAAGTTGATATCTTTCAAATCAAATGTCCGCTTCCTGGGACCAGTCGTTTTCTTGATTCAACTACCTGGGTTTATGAATTTGAAAAAGAACTTCCGGGGGGTGTGGAGTGTTCCTTCCAATTGAAAGAAGGAACCAAAACATTTAGTGGAGAACTAGTGCAAGGGGAACATAGTTTTTCCTTTCATACAGGAGGACCTTCTGTACAATATGCAACTCCATATAATGGAAGTTCTATTACCGAAGACCAAATCTTCGTTTTACATCTGGATGCAAAACCGGATCTTACTTCTTTTCAAAAATATACCTACTTTCGTTCAGAAGAATTAGGAAACAGAATCCCTATTGTCCTCGTCACTGGATCTGAAAGAAAGGCAATCTTAAAATCAAATGGTGATACCGATATAGAAGAAACAGTTCTTTTAAAATCTAAACAAACATTTTTACCGGATCGGCAAATCCAACTTGTTTTGGGGAAAGGAACTAAGTCGATTTGGGGTGGAGAAATTAGAGAAGATGAGGTATTGTCATTTACGGTAAGGCCTGTATTCTCTGTTAGGTTTAGTTGTGAAAGAGTAAATGCAAAAGCAGATTGTATTCCCATCTTACCAGTTTCTCTTTCTTTTAGTTCTGCGGTATCCCGTTCCTTGTTACAAAAAATCAAATTGGTCTCTAAGGATGGTACTGAATTTCCTCAATCGCCAATGGCAGAAAAAGGAAACGAATTTTATGAGTGGGTGAGTTTTCCTGGTCCCTTTCCAGAAAACAGTGAATTTGAAATTCGAGTTCCGGAACTTGTCGACGATACTAACAGAAGTTTATCGAATATTGGTTCTTTTCCTTTAAAATTTAAAACAGATGAATTTCCGCCCCTTGCCAAGTTTGGTGCCAAATTTGGTATTTTGGAATCGAAAGCCAAACCTGCCTTACCGGTAACACTTAGAAATTTAGAAGTAAACCTGCCTATGAAATCCATTTCTCTTGGTGTAGGAGGAAAAAGCCAAAAAACAATGGATATTTTAGAAATCCAAAAATGGTTTCAAATTCTTTCTACAAGAGAACGTGAACAATCTGTATTCCAAAATCCACCAGCTAACTCAGGTATTTCGACTTTCTCACTTCCCAAACCCAATGGGAAAAAGCCAATGGAAGTGGTGGGAATTCCTTTGGAAACACCAGGGTTTTATGTAGTAGAGCTTGCGAGTGATGTTCTTGGAAACAGTCTTCTCGAAAAAAAAGGGAAAATGTATGTTTCTAGTGCGGCCCTTGTCACCAATCTTTCGGCTCATTTTAAATGGGGAAAAGATACTAGCCTTGTTTGGGTGACAAACCTTGACCAAGGACTTCCTGAACCTGGGGTTCAAGTGAAAGTTCTAGACTGTAAAGGAAACTTGCGAGGAGCGGGCATTACAGGAAAAGATGGTAGTATGCTTTTTGGAAATTTAAGTTTCCAGGAAATTCCCTATTGCGGTTATCATGAGTTAGGTTCTGGTTTAACCATTTTTGTACAAAAAAATGACGATATTAGTTTTACCTCAAGCACCTGGGACAAAGGAATCGAAAGTTGGCGTTACCAACTTCCGAGTGCCACAACCGGATATTCCAAAGAAATCAAATCTATTGTTCTTGATCGAACTTTGTTTAAAAAAGGGGAAACGGTTCATTTAAGACATGTTCGTCGCGGATTTGGAAATAAGGGACTGATTCCAGCTGATCCCAAAGACTATCCATCGCAAGTCATTATCAAACACGAAGGGTCAGGAGAGGCATATCCATTGCCTTTGGTTTGGTCTTTTCCTGGGCACACCGAATCTGAATTTAAAATTCCTAAAAATGCAAAACATGGGGTTTATATTGTATATTACCCTTATTCAAATGACGATTCAAGTTATGGGGAAACAATCACACAATTTCGAGTTGAGGAATTTCGCCTCCCTGTAGTCAAAGGGAATATACAACTTGCAGGCGACAAACAGGAGTTAGTTTCTCCAAGAGAATCCAAAGTTCTTTTTGGGTTAGAGTATTTGTCGGGAGGAGGGGCCGGTGGATTTCCTGTAAAAATTCGTTCACAAGTAATTCCCGGTCATTATTCACCCAAAGAAGAGTATTCTGCATTTTCCTTTTCCCCAGAATCCATAAAGGAAGGAAAGTGGAAGGCCAGTGGTTATGACGAAGAAGAAGTAGAAGAATCTAAACCGGAAGTTCTTTCCACTGCTTTAAAAACTGATGAAAAGGGTTTTCTGCAATATACGTTTAGTGGATTAAAAACCATTCCCGGTTATGGAAATTTCCAAGTCGAAATGGAATATGCCGATCCCTCTGGCGAAATCCAAACTGTTTCTAGAAGTTTTCCTGTTTCCCCTTCAGAAATTCATTTGGGAATCCTACCCGATGGTTGGTTGTTTACAGAAGATAACGTTAAACTTCAGTTAGTGGCACTTGATCAAAAAGACAAAACCATTGGCTCTCAAAAAATAAAAGTCACTGCCTACAAAAAAGAATTTTATTCCAACCGAAAACGTTTAGTAGGTGGTTTTTATGCCTATGAACATTATGAAGAAGTAACAAAACTCGGAGATTTTTGCGAAGGAAAAACAGATTCTAAAGGAATTTTGATTTGTGAAGGAAAGTCGCCTGGTGTGGGTGATATCGTGTTTCTTGCAGAAACTAAAGATTCTAAGGGAAACCTAACCAGCTCCAGTTATAATGTTTGGGTGAGTTCCAAACAAGAAGCTTGGTTTGATGTGAGTGACCACAACCGAATGGATATTCTCCCAGAGAAACGTTCCGTGGATGTGGGCGAAACCATTAAAGTGCAGATTCGTTCTCCTTTCCGAGAAGCAACAGCTCTTGTCAGTATAGAAAGGGAAGGTGTTCTCGATTATTTTGTGACTCCGGTATCAGGAAAAGATCCAGTGATTTCTATACCTATCAAAAAGGAATATGCTCCCAACGTTTTTGTATCTGTATTTTTAGTTCGTGGTCGCGTCGGAGATCCCAAACCAACAGGTCTTGTGGATTTAGCAAAACCAGGATACCGTTTGGGTCTGACTATGTTAAAAGTCGGATACAAACCGTACAGTTTGTCCGTCTCTGTAAATCCTGATAAAAAATTATACCAAGTCAGAGAAACGGCAAACGTAGAAATTGAAATCAAAACTTCAGAGGGAAAGGTTCCTGTGGAATCAACAGAAGTGACACTTGCGGTTGTGGACGAAGCTCTCTTGGAACTATCTCCGAACCCCACTTGGAATTTATTAGATTCCATGATGGGAACAAGACCTCATTCTGTGGGAACGTCTACTGCCCAATCACAGATCATAGGAAAACGTCATTTTGGTTTGAAAGCAAAACCAGAGGGCGGTGGTGGTGGAAAACAATCCACACGTTCTCTTTTTGATACCTTACTTTATTGGAAAGGAAAGGCCATTGTTGGAAAAGATGGAAAATTAAAGTTTAGTTTTCCTTTAAATGATTCCCTCACTACTTTTCGCATTGTAGCTGTGGTTACTTCCGGAACCAAAGAGTTTGGAACGGGGATGGCAAAAATCCAAACCACTCAAAAAATTCAGTCCTTTTCTGGAATTCCACCTGTGGTTAGGTTAGGTGACAATCTTCGCCATGAAGTGACACTTAGAAATGCAGGTGAAAACAAAGAACAACTTCGGTTACGTCTTACTGTAGCGGATGTAAAAAATGGAACCGATGTCAAAGAAGATTTGGAAACAAAATCTGCCATTCTCGCTCCAGGAGAAACTAAAGTTGTTTTTTGGGATTTAACCGTCCCTGAAAATACTACCAAACGAAAGTTCCAGTTAGAGGTTTCATCACCTAACGGAACAGTCCTTGATCAAATGGCTGTGGAACAAAAAGTTTTACCTGTCGATACAGAAAGAGTATACCAAGCTGGTTTATTTTTATATGAATCACCAATGAAAGAATCAGTCCAGGTTCCCGAAGGTTCAAAACCTGAGTCAGGTAAAATGATATGGAAGGCATCACCTACCATCCTAACGAGTTTGTCTGGAATACAAAATTATTTTCATAACTATCCATATTATTGTATGGAACAACGTGTTTCCAAGGCCATCGGGTTGAAATCAAGTGTTTTATGGAGTGAAGTTTTATCTGATTTAAACTCGTTTTTAGATTATGATGGCCTTGTTAAATATTTTGCTCGTATGGAACATGGAAGTGAAATCCTCACTGCTTATGTATTAACATCAGCACAACTTACCAATCAAAAAATCCCAGAAGATGTTTTGGGAAAAATGATCGCCGGTTTACAAGGATATGTAGAAGGCCGTGTCAATGGAGAAAGATATAGATTTGGGGCCGATTCCGTGATTCGAAAAATCATAGTTTGGGAAGCTCTCACAAGATACCAAACTTATGAATGGGAGCAAGTAAGACCCATTTTTGATGGCCTTGAATTTTTACCAACAGCATCCCTAATTGATTTATCAGAAATTTGGGGAAGGGTAAACGGTAGTGACAGTTCCGTAAAGTCTCGCCTTACAAGTACGTTACGATCCAGACTCAATATCCAAGGTTCCGAACTTGTGATTGCTGATTCTGGATTTACGAATCCTTGGTGGATTTTGGGAAGTCGCGATTATACGATGGCAAAATTTTTACTTTGGTCATTTTCGGAACCAAGTTATAAAAAAGATATGCCTCGTTTAATCAAAGGTTTTGTTAAAATGCAAAAACGGGGAAGTTATGATACTACACTTGGGAATGCTTATTCCATTTTAGTTTTTGACCGTGTGAGTAAACTCCTCGAATCCGAAAAAGTCACCGGCGGAAAAATAAAAATCCAATCCTCAAAAGACGTGTATCAACTGGAACCTAACGGGAAACAGACGGTATCTCAAACCATCGGAACTACACCGGAGACAGTTTCTGTAAGTTACGATGGAAAGGGAAAACCTTGGGTGGAGTGGTCTGTCAATTCTGTCCTTCCTTTAAAGGCTCCTATTTCTAGTGGCTACCGTATCAAACGAACTTTTGAACCAGTTCAAGTGGCAAAATCCGGGGTTTTGACAAAAGGGGATACTGTTAGGGTCACTTTAGAAATCCAGGCTGATTCTGATAAAACTTGGGTGGTTGTGGAAGACCCAATTCCTCCAGGTTCTCTCCCTCTGGGTCGGGGATTTGGTAGGGAATCCATCATCCAAACGGAAGGAAAGACGGGCGATTCTTCCTATTATTTGAGTTTTGAAGAAAGGACTCTCTCTATGTACAGAGCGTATTTTGAGTATCTCCCCAAAGGAACCCATACCATCGAACATAGTTTTCGTTTGAACCATTCGGGAAGTTTTAAGATGCCGGCCACCCGGGTTGAGGCCATGTATTCCCCCGAAACTCATGCGGAGTGGCCAAATGAAACTGTAAGGATTTCGGAAAACGGGGACTAG
- a CDS encoding porin, with product MLLIPIHAEENQLIDKKEGSDSSSKTVPLPSIVKLGGFVDSYYLYNRNLPKDNERNFTTQAVRNSEFNINLAYIEAKIEEKNYRGRIAFQWGTSVNANYASELNTEKYSNQNSVKKIQEAFVGFKISNKTWIDAGIFFGNIGYESWISQNNVNYTRAFALDYVPYYSSGVRLSHQFSDKLSGQLQVLNGWQNITDNNKDKSFGGQIKYVFNQHFILTLNQFIGNEAPNYERKQLRMYQNTILEWILSDQFSLVGQVDVGAQKNKQSFVYEPWLNTYDPNLSEYRETSSHVYRQWYHGTIWVSYLLTPEYRMSFRIERFYDPLQVMVNTGTKNGFMANGYTATFDILTYNPGLLRFEYVYRRSADSVFAYHDRQTSKKEDFFLLAFSLKI from the coding sequence GTGTTGTTAATTCCAATTCATGCCGAAGAAAATCAATTGATTGATAAAAAAGAAGGTTCTGATTCATCTTCTAAAACCGTTCCTTTGCCAAGTATTGTCAAGTTAGGTGGCTTTGTAGATTCATATTATTTATATAATCGTAACCTTCCTAAAGATAACGAAAGAAATTTTACGACACAAGCGGTTCGAAATTCTGAATTTAATATAAATTTGGCCTACATAGAAGCAAAAATAGAAGAGAAAAATTATAGAGGTAGAATCGCATTTCAATGGGGAACTTCAGTAAACGCAAATTATGCATCAGAATTAAACACTGAAAAATATTCTAATCAAAATTCTGTGAAAAAAATACAGGAAGCGTTTGTAGGTTTTAAAATTTCAAATAAAACTTGGATAGATGCAGGAATATTTTTTGGAAATATTGGATATGAATCATGGATTTCACAAAATAATGTAAACTATACGAGGGCATTTGCATTAGATTACGTACCTTATTATTCTTCGGGTGTTCGTTTGTCTCACCAATTTTCTGATAAACTCAGTGGACAATTGCAGGTATTGAATGGTTGGCAAAATATTACAGATAATAACAAAGATAAATCATTTGGTGGACAGATTAAATATGTTTTTAACCAACACTTTATTTTAACTCTAAATCAATTTATTGGTAATGAGGCACCGAATTATGAAAGAAAACAACTAAGGATGTATCAAAATACTATTTTGGAATGGATTTTATCTGATCAATTCAGTTTAGTTGGTCAGGTCGATGTGGGTGCACAAAAAAATAAACAAAGTTTTGTTTATGAACCTTGGTTAAATACCTATGATCCAAATCTGAGTGAATATCGAGAAACTAGTTCACATGTATACCGTCAGTGGTATCACGGAACGATTTGGGTCAGTTATTTACTCACTCCAGAATACCGAATGAGTTTTCGCATAGAACGTTTTTATGATCCGCTTCAGGTGATGGTAAATACGGGAACTAAAAATGGATTTATGGCTAACGGTTACACGGCAACTTTTGATATTCTTACTTATAATCCAGGTTTACTTCGATTTGAGTATGTATATCGCAGGTCAGCAGATTCTGTATTTGCTTATCATGATAGACAAACATCTAAAAAAGAAGATTTTTTCTTACTGGCATTTTCTCTTAAAATCTGA
- a CDS encoding response regulator has product MKDLILLVDDDGAIRKMLRIALEAKGYRTIEAISRKDAVESIALNSPKLVLLDLQLPDGTGLEVIKEVRTFSEVPFIVLSVMSSEEDKIALLDSGADDYITKPFSMGELLARIRTALRRLPIEETPTNWEKEGLVVDFLNYQVIKNQSQVRLTPTEFQILTFLIKNAGKVITHDVLIKKIWGDQALNEMNSLRVHITQLRKKIEDFPSDPRFLITEPGIGYRWVTQ; this is encoded by the coding sequence TTGAAGGATTTGATTCTTTTAGTCGATGATGATGGCGCAATTCGCAAGATGTTACGCATTGCACTTGAAGCAAAGGGATATCGAACCATTGAGGCGATCTCAAGAAAAGACGCAGTTGAATCCATTGCGCTCAATTCACCAAAATTGGTTTTACTCGACTTACAACTTCCAGACGGAACTGGACTTGAGGTAATCAAGGAAGTTCGTACATTTTCCGAAGTCCCCTTTATTGTATTGTCGGTAATGAGTTCCGAGGAAGATAAGATTGCATTACTTGATTCAGGTGCCGATGACTATATTACAAAGCCATTTAGTATGGGGGAATTGCTCGCAAGGATTCGCACCGCTTTGCGTAGACTTCCCATTGAAGAAACACCTACCAATTGGGAAAAAGAAGGTTTGGTTGTAGATTTTCTAAACTATCAAGTCATTAAAAATCAATCTCAGGTCCGTTTGACTCCAACGGAATTCCAGATCCTTACTTTTTTAATAAAAAATGCAGGGAAAGTCATAACTCATGACGTACTAATTAAAAAGATTTGGGGAGACCAAGCATTAAATGAAATGAATTCCCTCAGAGTTCATATCACTCAACTTAGAAAAAAAATTGAAGATTTCCCAAGTGATCCAAGGTTTTTGATAACTGAGCCTGGTATTGGTTATCGTTGGGTGACACAATAA